The following are encoded in a window of Prochlorococcus marinus str. MIT 1013 genomic DNA:
- a CDS encoding protochlorophyllide reductase produces MALVQAAPGTVLITGTTSGVGLYATKSLVERGWRVITANRCSARAEASASAVGLPINSPRQLKHIQIDLGDLDSVRNGAKSLLEELEQPLDALVCNAAVYLPRLKKPLRSPQGYEISMATNHFGHFLLIQLLLENLSKSSRPVWKGRSWGVESSRVVILGTVTANNKELGGKIPIPAPADLGNLSGFEEGFCDPISMASGKRFKPGKAYKDSKLCNMITTQELHRRFNSSPILFSSLYPGCVAKTKLFRNTPKLFQWLFPWFQKLITGGFVSEALAGDRVAQVVSDPQFAISGVHWSWGNRQRKNRQQFSQELSDRVTDPVTSRKVWDLSMQLVGMK; encoded by the coding sequence ATGGCTCTAGTACAAGCGGCACCAGGAACTGTCTTAATTACTGGAACAACATCTGGAGTTGGGTTATATGCAACAAAGTCTTTGGTGGAGAGGGGGTGGAGAGTTATCACTGCAAATAGATGTTCTGCGAGAGCTGAGGCTTCCGCATCAGCAGTTGGATTACCTATTAATAGTCCAAGACAACTTAAACATATACAAATTGATCTTGGCGACTTAGATAGCGTACGCAATGGGGCTAAAAGTCTTCTAGAGGAATTGGAACAACCATTAGATGCTTTAGTTTGTAATGCTGCTGTTTATCTCCCACGTTTAAAAAAACCTTTGAGATCTCCTCAGGGATATGAAATATCAATGGCAACTAATCATTTTGGACATTTTTTACTAATTCAGTTGCTATTAGAAAATCTTAGTAAGTCATCAAGACCAGTCTGGAAGGGAAGGTCTTGGGGGGTTGAATCATCTAGGGTAGTTATTTTAGGAACTGTAACTGCTAACAATAAAGAACTTGGCGGGAAAATCCCAATCCCAGCTCCAGCTGATCTTGGAAATCTATCTGGTTTTGAAGAAGGTTTCTGCGACCCCATATCAATGGCTAGTGGTAAACGCTTTAAACCAGGCAAAGCCTATAAAGACAGTAAGTTATGCAACATGATTACAACCCAAGAATTACATAGGCGATTTAATTCATCTCCAATTCTTTTTAGTTCTCTATATCCAGGATGTGTAGCTAAAACCAAATTATTTAGAAACACTCCTAAACTGTTTCAGTGGTTGTTTCCATGGTTTCAGAAATTAATAACTGGAGGTTTTGTAAGTGAAGCGCTGGCTGGAGACAGGGTGGCCCAAGTCGTTTCAGATCCTCAATTTGCTATTTCTGGTGTTCATTGGAGCTGGGGGAATAGACAACGCAAGAATAGACAACAATTTTCACAAGAATTGTCCGATCGAGTGACAGATCCAGTTACCTCTAGAAAAGTTTGGGATTTGTCTATGCAATTAGTCGGGATGAAATAA